The genomic DNA AATTGACACCGCCCGACCTCTACGGTCCGCTGGTACGAGCGTGATCGCGGTGCTCAAGGCGACTGCGAGAAATCCTGCGTTGGCGACGGCGCCCACTAATCGGGTGGCCATCAGGACGGGGAACAGCGTCGTGACCGCGCCGAGCACATGACAAGTCGCGAATGCGGCCAGGCAGATGAAGAGCGCTTGCCGAGGCGGCCAGCGTCGGGCGACGGCCGCCATGGCCGGCGCGCCGATGACCATCCCGACGGCGAACGCCGAAGTCAACAGGCCGGCGGTGCCGACGGTAACACCGAGGTCGCTCGCGATGGCGGACAGTAGTCCCGCGAGCATGAATTCGGACGTGCCCATGACACACACGGCCATTGCAAGGGCATAGAGGGTGGGAGGCATCGAGTACTCCGGGGTGAGAGAGGTTCGAAGGACATCTCGTCACCACGGCCAGCCCGAAAGTGCAGTCGAGAACCCGCCCGTCGCCGGGCAGGGGGTGCTCAGAAGGTATCGGGGCTGGCGGTGTGACCGACAGCCCCTGACCTGTTTGTCTCAGGACTCGACATGCCGCCCAAGATACCGTGCGTGGTCAGCTCGCGGCCGCGGGTGGTGGTTGGTAGGGGGTGTACCACCACCAGTCACACCGAGCGCCGCCCGGTCCGGGGTGGGGAGCCACTTGCGGTGGCGCTGTGGTGGGTGGCCGGGCCAGGGATCCGTTGGTGAGGTGTCGGCCGGTGGCGTCGGTGACCACCAGTCGGCTGGCCGGCCCCGTCAAGGTGATGCCCCGTGTGTGGTGCAGGCGATGGTGATACGGACACACCAACACGAGATTGTCGAGTTCGGTGGCGCCGCCGTCCTCCCAGTGGATCAGGTGGTGGGCGTGCAGGCCGCGGGTGGCGCCGCAGCCGGGCACCACACACGTCCCGTGATCACGATGCTCGAGGGCGCGGCGTAGCCGGCGGTTGATGGTGCGGGTCTCGCGTCCGGCGCCGATGGGCTGGCCGTCGCGTTCGAACCACACCTCACAGGTGGCATCACAGAGCAGGTACTGCCGGTCGGCGTCGGCGAGGACGGGGCCCAGATGCAGGTTCGCAAGGCGCGATTCGACATCGACGTGGATCACCACGGTGGTGCGCTGCCCGTGCGGGCGTGTGGTGGCGTCGGCGTCCCAGCCGGCGCGCATCAGGCTCAGGAACCCGTCCACCGGGGTCGGGAACGGTGGGGTGGTCTCGGTGAGGTTCTCGGCGTGGGCGCGTTTCCAGTCCGCGACCACCTTGTCCTGATGGGACTGCAGCCCTGCCTGGAATTCGGCGGCCTCCATGGTGGGCAGGGTGATGTGCCAGGTGGTCGAGTGGGGGCCGTGGGTGGTGGTGATCGATCGCGGCGCTTCAGGTTCTGGAACAGGTGCCGGTTCGGCCTCGGGCTCGGGCGCGGGTTCGGGTTGCGGTGCGGGTGGGGGTTCGAGCCGGACCGCTGTGCGGATCTGGGTGACCGTGGCATACCGGGCGAATTGGGCGTAGTGAGCATCGGAGCCGTCAGCGGCGCCGTCGACCACCGCGCCGATCTGATCCACCGACAGCCACCCCTCGCGCATCCCGGCCACACACTGCGGGAACTGTTCGGCGCGTTCGGCGACCGTGGTGAAGGTGTGCGCCGTATGCGGGGAGACCCCGGTTTTGGCGGCCACCAGCGAGGCCACCGAGCGGAAGCCGGTGATGCCGGCCAGCCCGTCGCGGTCGATCTCGGCGATGATCTCCACGATCCGCCCGTCGATGGCGTTGCGCTGCCCCGAGAGCTCCGCGATCTCGGCGAACAACACCTCCAGCCGCTGCGCGGGGGTTACCCCGTCAGCGGCCGAAAGTGTTGCGCTCGTGGACATGACCCCATTCAAACAGAGGCCACCGACAAGTTTTCTCGTCCGAGGTCTCAGGAATCGCTCCGAAAAGGTCAGCACCGGAGGCACTTACAAACAAGTAGGTACTTGCGCCTGGGATGGAACGGCGGGTTTCCTCAGTTCTTGCGTAAGCCACCCGGCCTGGCCGACCACCCCAGTAATGAACGAAAGGCGCACCGATCATGCCCGACATGTCCAGCACAACCGATTCCGTCAACCAGTCCTCCCGCGTGCGCATCGGCATCCAACTGTGGCCCGGGGGTACGCCGGATTACGCGACCTGGCGCCACGCAGTGCAGCACGCCGAGGAGTTGGGCGCCGACGTGGTCTTCGGCTACGACCACCTGCACAAGCCCTTCGTCGACATCGTGGACGGTGTTCCCCATCTGCACGACGAGCAACCAGATGTCAACAACTTCGAAGGATGGACTGCCCTGGCGGCATGGGGTGAGATCACAAGAAAAGCCGAAATCGGTCTCTTGGTATCGGCCGTTCCCTTCCGTAACCCCGACCTGCTCGCCGACATGGCACGAACCGTCGACCACATCAGTGGCGGCCGACTCATCCTCGGACTCGGAACCGGTTGGTACAAGAAGGACTTCGACGTCTACCAGTACGAGTACGGCACGACGAAATCCCGATTCGACTACTTCGAAGCAAGCTTGGAGCGCATCGAGAACCGGCTGCAGCAGTTGAATCCGGCGCCGCTACGCGACATTCCGATCCTCATCGGCGGTGGCGGCGAGCGCCGTACTCTCCCGCTCGTGGCGCGCCACGCCGACATCTGGCACAGCTTCGAACCCATCGAGGAGTTCCGTCGCAAGAACGACGTGCTCAAGGGGCTCGCCGACAAGGCCGGACGTGACGAAGCAGCCATCGAACGCGGGATCAACTGGACAGACGAGAGGACCTCTGACGCCTTTGCGGCCGAGGGTGTCACCCTCTTCACCAGCGAGATTCACCCAGACGAGCACGGATTCGACTTCTCGGAGCTGGAGAGAATGCTCGCATGGCGGGACCGCTGACCGCCCGTCAGGACCGCCCAGGCCCACTGTCACGTCCTCACGGGTTGGCTCGCCCGCGCTCCGATGCGATCCATGTGCTCGTAGCCCCATTCGCACAGCGGCTGCAAGGCTTCGGCAAGACTCTCGCCGAACGGGGTCAACGAGTACTCGACATGAGGGGGAAGCTCCTGGAAGTCCTTGCGGTCGACGATGGAGTCTGCCTCGAGATCTCTGAGTGCCCCGATCAGTACCTTCTCGGTGACGCCGTCGACGAGGCGTCGCAGCTGGCCGAACCGCTGCGGACCGGACACGGCGAGCTGCCACAGCACCAGGAACTTCCAGCGGCCTCCGACAACGGCCAGAGCGGCGTCCAGTCCGCAGTAGAACTCACGCTGAGTCATGTGGGCACACCCCTCTGTTGGTTTCCCTGGACGAGTCAACATCGGGTCCTCACCACGAGGCAAGTACTTACTTTTGGGTAACCGCCCTGGGTCGGTGAGGAGGCCACAGTCGCCTAGAGGCCGCGCAGATCCTTGCGCAGGATCTTGCCGGACGCGGACTTGGGCACCGCATCGATGAAGGCCACCTGTCGCACCTTCTTGTACGGCGCCACCTGCGAAGCAACGAACTCCATGACTGCTGCCTCGTCCAACTCTGCCCCGGACTGCTTGACCACGAAGGCTTTCGGAATCTCCTCTCCGTCTGCGTCGAGCACGCCGACCACAGCGGCGTCGGCGATCTCGGGATGTGTCAACAGCAACGCCTCGAGTTCGGCGGGCGGAACCTGGTAGCCCTTGTACTTGATCAGTTCCTTGAGTCGGTCGACGATGTAGACACAGCCGTCGGCGTCCACGCACGCCATGTCGCCTGTGTGCAGAAAGCCCTCGGCGTCAATGGTTTCCGCGGTCGCCTTGTCGTTGCCCAGATATCCCGCCATCACGTTGGGCCCGCGGAACCACAGCTCCCCGGTCTGGCTGCGACCCGACTCGGGAATGGCGATCTCGGCGCCGGAGGCCGGGTCGATGATCTTGCTGGCGGAATTGGGCACCGTCCAGCCGACCGAACTCAGCGGAGCGCTCACCCCGAACATCTGCTTGCCGCCGTCGGGCGGAGTGCAGTGGCTGACCGGTGACAGCTCGCTCATGCCATAACCCTGCACCACCTGGCAGCCGATCCGTTTCGCGACAGCGTGCCCCAGGTCTTCGTCCAGCGGGGCGGCCCCCGACATCACCACCCGCAGCGACGACAGGTCGTACTGATCGACCACCGGGTGCTTGGCCAGTGCCACCGCCACCGGCGGGGCAATGAAGCCCATGGTGCAGCGGAACTCAGCGATATTGCCCA from Mycolicibacterium tokaiense includes the following:
- a CDS encoding HNH endonuclease signature motif containing protein encodes the protein MSTSATLSAADGVTPAQRLEVLFAEIAELSGQRNAIDGRIVEIIAEIDRDGLAGITGFRSVASLVAAKTGVSPHTAHTFTTVAERAEQFPQCVAGMREGWLSVDQIGAVVDGAADGSDAHYAQFARYATVTQIRTAVRLEPPPAPQPEPAPEPEAEPAPVPEPEAPRSITTTHGPHSTTWHITLPTMEAAEFQAGLQSHQDKVVADWKRAHAENLTETTPPFPTPVDGFLSLMRAGWDADATTRPHGQRTTVVIHVDVESRLANLHLGPVLADADRQYLLCDATCEVWFERDGQPIGAGRETRTINRRLRRALEHRDHGTCVVPGCGATRGLHAHHLIHWEDGGATELDNLVLVCPYHHRLHHTRGITLTGPASRLVVTDATGRHLTNGSLARPPTTAPPQVAPHPGPGGARCDWWWYTPYQPPPAAAS
- a CDS encoding LLM class F420-dependent oxidoreductase; the encoded protein is MSSTTDSVNQSSRVRIGIQLWPGGTPDYATWRHAVQHAEELGADVVFGYDHLHKPFVDIVDGVPHLHDEQPDVNNFEGWTALAAWGEITRKAEIGLLVSAVPFRNPDLLADMARTVDHISGGRLILGLGTGWYKKDFDVYQYEYGTTKSRFDYFEASLERIENRLQQLNPAPLRDIPILIGGGGERRTLPLVARHADIWHSFEPIEEFRRKNDVLKGLADKAGRDEAAIERGINWTDERTSDAFAAEGVTLFTSEIHPDEHGFDFSELERMLAWRDR
- a CDS encoding winged helix-turn-helix transcriptional regulator, giving the protein MTQREFYCGLDAALAVVGGRWKFLVLWQLAVSGPQRFGQLRRLVDGVTEKVLIGALRDLEADSIVDRKDFQELPPHVEYSLTPFGESLAEALQPLCEWGYEHMDRIGARASQPVRT
- a CDS encoding 4-coumarate--CoA ligase family protein; its protein translation is MTFASPYPEVDIPETGVYDYLFGDLTEADADRVAMVDAPTGAELTYRDLVTRIDAFAGALADRGIGVGDVVGLLAPNSSGFAVAFHGILRAGATATTVNALFTAKDIAKQLTDAHAKMLITVSALLPQAAEGAQRAGLSPGEIVVLDGSGEAQEGSGGHPSADDLLASGANAPAVQFDAATHLAALPYSSGTTGNPKGVMLTHRNLVSNVAQFRPVQGIAADDVVLAVLPFFHIYGMTVLLNAALHARARLIVMPSFDLQAFLGNIAEFRCTMGFIAPPVAVALAKHPVVDQYDLSSLRVVMSGAAPLDEDLGHAVAKRIGCQVVQGYGMSELSPVSHCTPPDGGKQMFGVSAPLSSVGWTVPNSASKIIDPASGAEIAIPESGRSQTGELWFRGPNVMAGYLGNDKATAETIDAEGFLHTGDMACVDADGCVYIVDRLKELIKYKGYQVPPAELEALLLTHPEIADAAVVGVLDADGEEIPKAFVVKQSGAELDEAAVMEFVASQVAPYKKVRQVAFIDAVPKSASGKILRKDLRGL